In Limanda limanda chromosome 23, fLimLim1.1, whole genome shotgun sequence, a genomic segment contains:
- the LOC132996763 gene encoding gap junction gamma-1 protein-like, whose amino-acid sequence MSWSFLTRLLDEISNHSTFVGKIWLTVLIVFRIVLTAVGGETIYYDEQSKFVCNTQQPGCENVCYDAFAPLSHVRFWIFQVIMITTPTIMYLGFAMHKIARMEDSEYRPSGAQRKRRMPIVSRGAVRDYEEAEDNGEEDPMIAEEIEPDKPDKPEKSAEKKHDGRRRISRDGLMKVYICQLLWRSSFEVAFLFGQYILYGFEVIPSYVCTRSPCPHTVDCFVSRPTEKTIFLLVMYVVSFLCLLLTLLEILHLGIGGIRDTFRRRATLNPRASLPLSPGSLPTAPPGYHATMKKEKLKKGLRHSPIADSGRESFGDVASTSRELERLRRHLKLAHQHLDLAYQAEEGSPSRSSSPEVNAPAQSAAEQNRLNFAQEKQGEASEKGLHA is encoded by the exons ATGAGCTGGAGCTTCCTCACCCGTCTGCTGGACGAGATCTCCAACCACTCCACCTTCGTGGGGAAGATCTGGCTGACGGTGCTCATCGTGTTCCGCATCGTGCTGACGGCGGTCGGCGGTGAAACCATCTACTACGATGAGCAGAGTAAGTTCGTGTGCAACACGCAGCAGCCCGGCTGCGAGAACGTTTGCTACGACGCCTTCGCGCCGCTGTCACACGTTCGGTTCTGGATCTTTCAG GTCATCATGATCACCACCCCCACCATCATGTACCTGGGCTTCGCCATGCACAAGATCGCCCGCATGGAGGACAGCGAGTACCGGCCCAGCGGCgcccagaggaagaggaggatgccCATCGTCAGCCGAGGAGCGGTGCGGGACTACGAGGAGGCGGAGGACAACGGGGAGGAGGACCCGATGATCGCTGAGGAGATCGAACCCGACAAACCCGACAAACCAGAGAAAA GCGCCGAGAAGAAGCACGACGGCCGGAGGAGGATCAGCCGCGACGGCCTGATGAAGGTCTACATCTGCCAGCTGCTGTGGCGCTCGTCCTTCGAGGTGGCGTTCCTCTTCGGCCAGTACATCCTGTACGGCTTCGAGGTCATCCCGTCCTACGTGTGCACGCGCTCGCCGTGCCCGCACACGGTGGACTGCTTCGTGTCGCGCCCCACGGAGAAGACCATCTTCCTGCTGGTGATGTACGTGGTGTCCTTCCTCTGCCTGCTCCTCACGCTCCTGGAGATCCTCCATCTTGGGATCGGAGGGATCCGCGACACCTTCCGCCGGCGAGCGACCCTCAACCCCCGTGCCTCGCTGCCGCTCTCCCCCGGCTCCCTGCCGACGGCGCCGCCGGGATACCACGCCACCATGAAGAAGGAGAAACTAAAAAAAGGGTTGAGGCACTCGCCCATAGCCGACTCCGGGCGGGAGAGCTTTGGGGACGTGGCGAGCACGTCCCGGGAGCTGGAGCGGCTGAGGAGGCACCTGAAGCTGGCGCACCAGCACCTGGACCTGGCCTACCAGGCGGAGGAGGGCAGCCCGTCCCGCAGCAGCAGCCCGGAGGTCAACGCCCCGGCACAGAGCGCCGCCGAGCAGAACCGCCTCAACTTCGCCCAGGAGAAGCAGGGAGAGGCCAGCGAGAAAg gactACATGCCTGA
- the LOC132996802 gene encoding zinc finger protein RFP-like, whose protein sequence is MASASSLLSEERLLCSICLDVFTDPVSIHCGHNFCSSCLHTYWDSGDTCQCPMCKREFSTRPELQVNTFISELADEFKKLVQVKASTPGPQLPAVVVLCDICSEIKEKAVKSCLTCLTSFCESHLEPHRRVAGLKGHTLLEPVKNLDDRMCKTHNKMTELYCLKEQAFICVLCLKADHKGHKAVPLEEQYEKVASTKDEAQANMQKMIQTRIEKIAEVEELLDVSRVDSEKEEQAAVQVFTELIQSIQASQAELVEEIQQRHRGIKQKGEEFLKELRREVTELKSRSSQLEHLSQSQDHYHFLQSFLTLSKPPHESCPDTDLSPDLSLQATRGHLTRLKQRVEEIMEEIPEIKMKRMKRMREHAVDLTLDPDTAYSSLVISKDGKQVTEEGIIKKDKVKDNPKRFYACCEVLAKEGFMTGKFYFEVQVKGKIRWIVGVVRESVERNNGLGRSVENGYWCFALIEGKYKTTADSEGKILKEELQKVGVFVDYNKGEVSFYNADSKSLIGCITGCCFTEKLYPYFCPLWNDNGTNSAPLIITPVPQTH, encoded by the coding sequence aTGGCTTCAGCCAGctctctgctgtcagaggagaggTTACTGTGTTCCATCTGTCTGGACGTGTTCACAGACCCAGTCTCGATCCACTGTGGACACAACTTCTGCAGCTCATGTCTCCACACGTACTGGGACAGCGGAGACACTTGCCAGTGTCCCATGTGCAAACGGGAATTCTCCACAAGACCTGAACTTCAAGTCAACACTTTCATCTCAGAGTTAGCTGATGAGTTTAAGAAGTTGGTTCAAGTCAAAGCCTCGACTCCAGGCCCACAGCTTcctgctgttgttgttctttgtgacatctgctctgagataaaagaaaaggccGTTAAATCTTGCCTGACGTGTCTGACTTCTTTCTGTGAGTCACACCTGGAGCCGCATCGGAGAGTTGCTGGGCTCAAAGGTCACACGTTATTAGAGCCAGTGAAGAATCTGGACGACAGGATGTGcaagacacacaacaagatGACCGAGCTGTACTGCTTGAAGGAGCAGGCCTTCATATGCGTCCTGTGTCTGAAAGCTGATCACAAGGGTCACAAGGCCGTCCCCCTGGAGGAGCAATATGAAAAAGTGGCGTCAACAAAAGACGAGGCACAGGCAAACATGCAGAAGATGATACAGACACGAATTGAGAAGATAGCAGAGGTTGAAGAATTACTCGATGTCAGCCGGGTAGATTCTGAAAAAGAGGAACAAGCCGCCGTGCAGGTGTTCACCGAGTTGATCCAGTCCATTCAGGCGAGCCAGGCCGAGCTCGTTGAGGAGATCCagcagaggcacagaggaataaagcaAAAGGGTGAAGAGTTTCTCAAAGAACTGAGGAGGGAAGTGACTGAGCTCAAGAGCCGAAGCAGtcagctggaacatctgtcacagtcacaggatcACTATCACTTCCTCCAGAGCTTCCTGACCTTGTCCAAACCTCCACACGAGAGCTGTCCCGACACAGACCTCAGCCCTGACCTGTCTCTCCAGGCAACGCGAGGTCACCTGACTCGGCTGAAACAGAGAGTCGAGGAAATAATGGAAGAGATTCCTGagatcaaaatgaaaagaatgaaaagaatgagAGAGCACGCGGTCgacttgacccttgaccccgaCACTGCATATAGCTCACTTGTCATAAGCAAAGACGGAAAACAAGTTACAGAAGAAGGCatcattaaaaaggacaaagttAAAGACAATCCAAAGAGGTTTTATGCATGTTGTGAGGTTTTGGCAAAAGAGGGATTCATGACAGGgaagttttactttgaggtgCAGGTGAAAGGAAAGATACGTTGGATCGTTGGCGTGGTCAGGGAGTCGGTGGAGAGAAATAACGGGCTGGGTCGGTCAGTTGAAAATGGATATTGGTGCTTTGCATTGATTGAgggcaaatataaaacaactgcaGACTCAGAAGGTAAAATATTGAAAGAAGAGCTTCAGAAGGTGGGCGTCTTTGTAGACTACAACAAAGGTGAGGTGTCTTTTTACAATGCAGACTCTAAATCACTCATCGGTTGTATCACAGGCTGCTGCTTTACAGAGAAACTTTATCCGTACTTCTGCCCTCTGTGGAATGATAATGGTACAAACTCCGCCCCTCTCATCATTACACCTGTACCTCAAACTCACTAG
- the inha gene encoding inhibin alpha chain yields MVPLVLVPLWFLSLGGSFRAEELPREAVLSWFGGRVLEGLGLEEPPLASALGPEVDPAQQGGPRPLHTRPPRSRRTWEDHRTRPTQDKAQIILFPSSDSSCDPESNSSHFLYYFQPSLSDQEAVVTAAHFWFYAGEGTNMSAPLFILTSAPQLLQAAAAPAQRTPDGWTTYDLEGPALTSVARGPFVLQVRCPACECHAHQPDKTPFLDLHAQPRARVRSRRHAPLNVPWSPSAIDLLQRPSVERPEHSDCQRAHVEISFQELGWDNWIVQPTSLTFYYCHGNCSAGDRTAGALGIRQCCAPVPGSMRSLRITTTSDGGFSFKYETLPNIIPEECTCT; encoded by the exons ATGGTGCCTCTGGTCCTGGTTCCTCTGTGGTTCCTCAGTCTGGGTGGAAGCTTCCGGGCCGAGGAGCTGCCCAGGGAGGCCGTGCTGTCCTGGTTCGGAGGTCGGGTTCTGGAGGGTCTCGGGCTGGAGGAGCCTCCCCTGGCCTCGGCGCTGGGCCCGGAAGTGGACCCGGCCCAGCAGGGGGGGCCGAGACCCCTCCACACGAGACCCCCGAGGAGCAGGAGAACCTGGGAGGACCACCGGACCCGTCCCACCCAGGACAAGGCTCAGATTATCCTCTTCCCCAGTTCTG ACTCGTCATGTGACCCAGAATCCAACAGCAGCCACTTCCTGTATTACTTCCAGCCGTCGCTGAGTGACCAGGAGGCCGTGGTGACCGCCGCCCACTTCTGGTTCTACGCCGGCGAAGGAACCAACATGTCCGCTCCGCTCTTCATCCTCACCTCGGCGCCGCAGCTTCTCCAGGCCGCGGCGGCCCCGGCCCAGAGGACGCCGGACGGGTGGACCACCTACGACCTGGAGGGGCCGGCGCTGACCTCTGTGGCTCGGGGTCCCTTCGTCCTCCAGGTCCGCTGTCCGGCCTGCGAGTGCCACGCCCACCAACCGGACAAGACGCCCTTCCTTGACCTGCACGCTCAGCCACGCGCTCGGGTCAGATCTCGCCGCCACGCGCCGCTCAACGTCCCGTGGTCGCCCTCGGCCATCGACCTGCTGCAGCGCCCCTCGGTGGAGAGACCGGAGCACAGCGACTGCCAGCGGGCGCACGTGGAGATCAGCTTCCAGGAGCTGGGCTGGGACAACTGGATCGTCCAGCCCACCTCGCTGACCTTCTACTACTGCCACGGGAACTGCTCggccggggatcgaaccgccggcGCGCTGGGCATCCGGCAGTGCTGCGCCCCGGTGCCGGGCAGCATGAGGTCGCTGAGGATCACCACCACGTCCGACGGAGGATTCTCCTTCAAGTACGAGACGCTGCCCAACATTATACCTGAAGAGTGTACTTGTACCTGA